The Exiguobacterium mexicanum genome includes a window with the following:
- the yhfH gene encoding protein YhfH: protein MNEWASRLESSVEFYRKLPDKTCQECGKQMDEQCESYENTCPSCAEKLQLSE, encoded by the coding sequence ATGAATGAATGGGCAAGCCGACTTGAATCTTCCGTCGAATTTTATCGGAAGTTACCGGACAAGACGTGTCAAGAATGCGGGAAACAGATGGATGAGCAGTGCGAGTCTTACGAGAACACGTGCCCATCCTGTGCTGAAAAACTGCAACTTAGCGAATAA
- a CDS encoding putative bifunctional diguanylate cyclase/phosphodiesterase, with protein sequence MTNHSLRQTVPALLVGTFFLGLLLILFTPYALRETSLFVYFTAVTLIATVFSATAVFQNRGMRRYIHLLISAGNVCFIAYLVGHHFGASTTINHMPFIQNFFYLIMSLIVITQSIEIRTLKLRTFDIFALFSFLLIGALHLFVYSNDGARYAAHLNGFEEQMVLISLYMMLGFLYLNRITSVGQTFRVLLLIGILGFTTASILNQLLIFNGIGHELVHLLQVSSIFIISISYVFDESREDALVYDSVFDYVVYSAIVMLFMLASDRLLGTSVLDSMTANAVLLLLIRQFVVAKQNALISHRLHTVNTDLEVAVTTKAHELEIREQQYRSLFAYHAEPIFLFDLHGEVLSVNEAGSSVLGHDTETLIGSNILDIIEQKDRSAYATVLHDLKNGRPRTLDVDVVTEDGAKRVWQLMNIPMIIDGEVEGIYAIVKDITQMIVQQEQIYYQANHDSLTGLHNRYALQEQIERLIAEGRRFSLMFSDLDGFKEINDRFGHHMGDELLQHIGKRLRGALLPNEYAGRLGGDEFIVVAEHDDDEMLVERLRRFVYRPPYFMGGTLVEIHASIGIVRYPDHGSTLKHLLSNADLAMYKAKDKGRNETVLFAPELRADKEERKLLMEGLDTALEKGEISLYLQPQVDASTKAIIGAEALMRWQRDGVFIPPSQFIPIAEETGHIHDLGRWMIHETFQLMYAFEQGEINLPKLSVNLSVRQLFDEHLIEYLTTLFERFPIEPSRLNFELTETVAAHHSDRVLTRILELKALGIKLSIDDFGTGYSSLAYLVRYPIDELKIPREFTMQLEENREYQTVTATIVAMARQLGMALVAEGVETEYQENFLRKIGCDSMQGYRYAKPMPLNEFVIYYMKQTM encoded by the coding sequence TTGACCAACCACTCGTTGCGCCAAACAGTCCCCGCTTTGCTCGTCGGGACCTTTTTTCTCGGACTTTTATTGATTCTGTTCACCCCTTACGCCTTGAGGGAGACGAGTTTGTTCGTCTATTTCACGGCGGTCACTCTCATCGCGACCGTCTTTAGCGCGACGGCCGTGTTTCAAAATCGCGGGATGCGACGCTACATACATTTACTGATTAGCGCCGGCAATGTCTGCTTCATCGCTTATTTGGTCGGACACCATTTTGGCGCATCGACAACAATCAACCATATGCCGTTCATTCAGAACTTTTTTTATTTGATTATGTCGCTGATTGTCATCACGCAATCGATTGAAATTCGGACATTGAAACTGCGAACGTTCGACATTTTCGCCTTGTTCAGCTTCCTGTTGATTGGGGCGTTGCATCTGTTCGTTTATTCGAACGACGGAGCACGTTATGCGGCTCATTTGAACGGGTTTGAAGAACAGATGGTGTTGATTAGTCTCTACATGATGCTCGGCTTTCTCTACTTGAATCGAATCACTTCGGTCGGCCAAACGTTCCGTGTGCTTTTGTTGATCGGCATTCTCGGCTTCACGACTGCCTCGATTTTGAACCAATTGCTCATCTTCAACGGCATCGGCCATGAGTTGGTGCACCTGCTTCAAGTGAGTAGCATCTTTATCATTTCAATCAGCTACGTGTTCGATGAATCGAGAGAAGATGCCCTCGTCTATGACTCCGTGTTCGACTACGTCGTCTATAGCGCAATCGTCATGCTGTTCATGCTCGCCTCGGATCGTTTGCTCGGCACATCTGTGCTCGACTCGATGACGGCAAACGCCGTCTTGTTGCTGCTCATCCGTCAGTTCGTCGTCGCCAAACAAAACGCATTGATCAGTCACCGTTTACATACCGTCAATACCGACCTCGAAGTCGCAGTGACGACGAAAGCACATGAGCTTGAAATTCGGGAGCAACAGTATCGGTCCCTGTTCGCCTATCATGCCGAACCGATTTTCTTGTTCGACCTTCACGGTGAAGTGTTGTCCGTAAACGAGGCCGGCAGCTCTGTCCTCGGTCATGACACAGAGACACTCATCGGTTCCAACATATTAGATATCATCGAACAAAAAGACCGGTCCGCCTATGCGACCGTATTGCATGATTTGAAGAACGGTCGCCCGCGTACGCTCGACGTCGATGTCGTCACCGAGGACGGGGCGAAGCGAGTTTGGCAGCTGATGAACATCCCGATGATTATCGACGGGGAAGTCGAAGGCATTTATGCCATCGTCAAAGACATCACCCAAATGATCGTGCAACAAGAACAAATCTACTATCAAGCAAATCATGACAGTTTGACGGGACTACACAACCGTTACGCGTTGCAAGAACAAATCGAACGGCTCATCGCCGAAGGACGACGATTCTCGCTCATGTTCTCCGACCTGGACGGCTTCAAAGAGATCAACGACCGGTTCGGCCATCATATGGGCGATGAATTGCTGCAACACATCGGCAAACGACTAAGAGGTGCCTTATTGCCGAACGAGTACGCGGGACGGCTCGGCGGTGACGAGTTCATCGTCGTCGCCGAACATGATGATGATGAGATGTTAGTCGAACGGTTGCGACGCTTCGTCTATCGCCCGCCTTACTTTATGGGCGGAACGCTCGTCGAGATCCATGCGTCGATTGGCATCGTCCGCTATCCCGACCACGGATCGACGCTCAAGCACTTGCTCTCAAACGCAGACCTCGCGATGTACAAGGCAAAGGACAAGGGACGTAATGAGACCGTCCTGTTCGCGCCAGAACTGCGTGCGGATAAAGAAGAACGCAAGCTGTTGATGGAAGGGCTCGACACCGCCCTTGAAAAAGGCGAGATCTCGCTTTACCTTCAGCCTCAAGTCGACGCCTCGACGAAAGCCATCATCGGGGCCGAGGCGCTCATGCGCTGGCAACGCGATGGGGTCTTCATCCCGCCGAGCCAATTCATCCCGATCGCCGAGGAGACGGGCCACATCCATGATCTCGGTCGCTGGATGATCCATGAGACGTTCCAATTGATGTACGCCTTCGAGCAAGGAGAAATCAATTTGCCGAAATTGTCGGTCAACCTCTCCGTCCGTCAATTGTTCGATGAACATTTAATCGAGTATTTGACGACTTTGTTTGAGCGGTTTCCAATCGAACCGAGCCGACTCAACTTCGAATTGACCGAGACCGTCGCCGCCCACCATTCCGACCGGGTGTTGACACGGATCCTCGAACTCAAGGCGCTCGGCATCAAACTGTCGATCGATGACTTCGGGACCGGCTACAGCTCACTCGCCTACCTCGTCCGCTATCCGATTGACGAGTTAAAGATTCCGCGCGAGTTCACGATGCAACTCGAAGAGAACCGGGAGTATCAAACCGTCACCGCGACGATCGTCGCCATGGCCCGACAACTAGGGATGGCACTCGTCGCTGAAGGTGTCGAGACCGAGTATCAAGAGAATTTCTTACGGAAAATCGGCTGTGATTCGATGCAAGGCTATCGCTATGCGAAACCGATGCCACTCAATGAGTTTGTCATCTACTACATGAAGCAGACGATGTGA
- a CDS encoding alpha-amylase, with translation MPENSSLRKLHQVLKEKRTNMEYDIPALWNRLQFPSEPVRDGVERVNPYDFLIETIEKAILPHAVDGRDYHQSVAQADGYLQTGGDWIKRASVYSMQVRTSTSWDHDGSGYVEMENSVGMKDTGTFVKTLALIPHLLYMGIDTLFLLPISQHSHKNKKGEFGSPYAVQDFFGIDEELKETLTGDGLTVEEEFAAFVEACHMVGIRVVIDVIPRTCARDNRLILENPEWFYWIPVTELDYYHPPHVPGIGENVKPEHAFLPMIYGSEDVWAHLRRFSMAPNLVDADKWETVKTYLLEHPEENLLAVIEREFGLTTAPAFSDCINDPQPPWSDVTYFRLFLDHPTAAAPYVSEANLAPYILFDSIKSNQFRGDQINEPLWAMLADIIPHYQREFGIDGARIDMGHALPVDLAQRILQQPRALDANFSFIAEELIEIGAWAAKEAGYNMIIGYGFYKEPRFDTHETHQFIYDSRFLPLPVFAAGETADTRRVATRDGGRQASRLLTVLNGFVPNGVPMTNSGLELYETQPMNTGLDCRPEEAYQLFPTDPYFGKLAFFDAYQFHWDHPERDEMIELMHQVAEVRRRWLDVLVNPSHFEPLAMAHMDAPFIGLAWLRPDTNETLLVVANTDMYQPLQGKVPLDGVRRRNWNASRFAEMVYSPTSWPYAEHSFDENWDLWVDLKPGEVKIYEMK, from the coding sequence ATGCCAGAGAACTCATCGTTACGCAAGTTACACCAGGTCTTGAAAGAAAAACGAACGAACATGGAATACGACATTCCGGCCTTGTGGAACCGCCTGCAATTCCCTTCAGAGCCTGTCCGAGATGGCGTCGAACGGGTCAATCCTTACGATTTTTTAATCGAGACGATTGAAAAAGCGATTCTCCCGCATGCGGTCGACGGACGGGATTATCATCAATCGGTCGCCCAAGCGGATGGATATCTTCAAACGGGCGGCGATTGGATCAAGCGTGCCTCCGTCTATTCGATGCAAGTCCGGACCTCGACGTCATGGGATCATGACGGTTCAGGTTATGTCGAGATGGAAAACTCGGTCGGGATGAAGGACACGGGAACGTTCGTCAAAACGCTCGCGCTAATCCCGCACTTGCTTTATATGGGAATTGACACGTTGTTCCTATTGCCGATCTCGCAACATAGCCACAAAAATAAAAAAGGCGAATTTGGTTCTCCTTATGCCGTGCAAGACTTCTTTGGAATCGATGAAGAACTGAAAGAGACGTTGACGGGAGACGGCTTGACGGTCGAAGAAGAGTTCGCCGCGTTCGTCGAGGCATGCCATATGGTCGGAATTCGGGTCGTCATCGATGTCATCCCACGCACATGCGCCCGTGACAACCGTCTCATTCTAGAAAACCCGGAATGGTTTTATTGGATCCCGGTGACGGAACTTGACTACTATCACCCGCCGCACGTGCCCGGTATCGGAGAAAACGTAAAACCAGAGCACGCTTTCTTGCCAATGATTTACGGGTCGGAAGACGTCTGGGCGCATTTGCGTCGCTTCTCGATGGCGCCGAACCTCGTTGACGCGGACAAGTGGGAGACGGTGAAGACGTACTTGCTCGAGCACCCGGAAGAGAACTTGCTCGCGGTCATCGAGCGTGAGTTCGGTTTGACGACCGCTCCAGCTTTTTCGGATTGTATCAATGACCCGCAACCGCCATGGTCGGACGTCACATACTTCCGTCTGTTCCTCGATCATCCGACAGCGGCAGCGCCTTACGTCAGCGAAGCGAACTTGGCTCCGTACATTCTGTTCGATTCGATCAAGTCGAATCAATTCCGGGGCGATCAAATCAATGAGCCGCTATGGGCGATGCTCGCCGATATCATCCCGCACTACCAGCGCGAATTTGGAATCGATGGGGCCCGCATCGATATGGGTCACGCCTTGCCGGTCGATTTGGCACAACGGATCCTTCAACAGCCACGCGCACTCGACGCCAACTTCAGTTTCATCGCTGAAGAATTGATCGAAATCGGAGCGTGGGCAGCGAAAGAAGCGGGCTATAACATGATTATCGGCTACGGGTTCTATAAAGAACCTCGATTCGATACGCATGAGACACACCAGTTCATTTATGACTCACGTTTCTTACCGTTGCCGGTGTTCGCGGCCGGAGAGACAGCGGACACGCGCCGCGTGGCGACACGGGACGGGGGACGGCAAGCGAGTCGCTTGCTCACTGTGTTGAACGGCTTCGTGCCGAACGGGGTCCCGATGACGAACTCGGGGCTCGAACTGTATGAGACGCAACCGATGAACACCGGGCTCGACTGCCGCCCGGAAGAAGCGTACCAACTCTTCCCGACCGATCCGTACTTTGGTAAGCTCGCCTTCTTCGACGCGTATCAGTTCCATTGGGATCACCCGGAACGAGACGAGATGATCGAACTGATGCATCAAGTGGCCGAGGTGCGTCGTCGTTGGTTGGACGTCCTCGTCAACCCGAGTCATTTCGAACCGCTCGCCATGGCACATATGGATGCGCCGTTCATCGGCCTCGCTTGGTTGCGTCCGGATACGAACGAGACGCTTCTCGTCGTGGCCAATACGGATATGTACCAACCGCTGCAAGGGAAAGTCCCGCTCGACGGGGTGCGACGCCGTAACTGGAACGCGAGCCGTTTCGCCGAGATGGTCTACTCACCGACGTCATGGCCGTATGCCGAGCACTCGTTCGATGAGAATTGGGACCTGTGGGTCGATTTGAAGCCGGGCGAAGTCAAAATTTATGAGATGAAATAA
- a CDS encoding fluoride efflux transporter FluC, which translates to MTLLVIMIGAFFGAMARFGVGQFVKTRTTSAFPWATLIVNVTGSFGLGYLYGASVHQTLMLGIGVGFLGSFTTFSTFKLEVMRFVAKDWLRFGMYLLATYVLGLLAAYLGYHLP; encoded by the coding sequence ATGACGCTTCTCGTCATCATGATCGGCGCGTTCTTCGGGGCGATGGCACGATTCGGGGTCGGTCAGTTCGTCAAAACCCGGACGACATCGGCGTTTCCGTGGGCAACGCTCATCGTCAATGTGACTGGTTCGTTTGGACTTGGGTATTTATACGGGGCGAGTGTTCACCAAACGCTCATGCTCGGTATCGGTGTCGGCTTTCTCGGTTCGTTCACGACGTTCTCGACGTTCAAGCTCGAAGTGATGCGGTTCGTCGCCAAAGACTGGCTTCGTTTCGGGATGTATTTGCTTGCGACCTATGTACTTGGTCTGTTGGCTGCCTATCTCGGTTATCATCTGCCATGA
- a CDS encoding YkvA family protein produces the protein MSDWKTTYTHFLTSATEDYTDNETLGDLLVQGELALAKVTVDVASNDISNIEREEELTLYFQMKQLLNMLRAVYNHQFEMQPDKQHALVAAVLYFVSPFDAIPDDAPLGLFDDAQVIDYVHEQLASDIDRFHNEL, from the coding sequence ATGTCAGATTGGAAAACAACGTACACACACTTTTTAACGAGCGCGACCGAGGACTATACCGACAATGAAACATTAGGTGACCTCTTGGTCCAAGGCGAACTCGCTCTCGCTAAAGTGACGGTCGACGTCGCTTCAAACGATATTAGCAATATCGAGCGAGAAGAAGAACTGACGCTCTACTTCCAAATGAAACAGTTACTCAACATGTTGCGTGCCGTCTATAATCACCAGTTCGAGATGCAGCCGGACAAACAACATGCCCTCGTTGCGGCCGTCTTATACTTCGTATCCCCATTCGATGCGATTCCGGACGACGCCCCACTCGGCTTATTCGATGACGCTCAAGTCATCGATTACGTGCATGAACAGCTCGCAAGCGATATCGACCGCTTCCACAACGAATTGTAA
- a CDS encoding YitT family protein, whose amino-acid sequence MYAKSRKRIAVETTLFIIAGTILQSIFVGLLLKPNEIGTGGIVGITLIINELFGTPIGFTQLVLNIPLFIVGIKYLGKRFILMTGLVVVLSSILIDTLPVLIPPTPLDDPLVASVFSGIVSGLGLALLLFAGASTGGLDILGKVIYTNNRNLSLPKIFLTQDIIVYILVFITFDIKAVMYALVLSFVRSRTLLTIHRFFSAQKQCFIICKKVDEINLVIKQNLKRGVTIMDATGGYSNDSKKMLYVVVQNNEIPKLRQIVSDIDSEAFVTVSEIDSVVGNFKEHSYTL is encoded by the coding sequence ATGTACGCAAAATCAAGAAAACGAATCGCCGTCGAGACGACTTTGTTCATCATCGCCGGAACGATTCTACAATCGATCTTTGTCGGCTTATTGCTCAAACCAAACGAGATCGGGACCGGGGGCATCGTCGGGATCACCTTGATCATCAACGAGCTGTTCGGCACACCGATCGGATTCACGCAACTCGTGTTGAATATCCCGCTCTTTATCGTCGGGATTAAATATCTGGGGAAACGGTTCATTCTCATGACCGGGCTCGTCGTCGTCTTATCATCTATCTTGATCGATACGTTGCCCGTGCTCATCCCGCCGACCCCGCTCGATGACCCGCTCGTCGCCTCGGTGTTCAGTGGGATCGTTTCCGGCCTCGGGCTCGCCCTGCTGTTATTCGCAGGCGCTTCGACCGGAGGACTCGACATTCTCGGGAAAGTCATTTATACGAACAACCGGAACTTATCACTCCCGAAAATCTTTTTGACACAAGATATCATCGTCTATATCCTCGTGTTCATCACGTTCGACATTAAAGCGGTCATGTACGCGCTCGTGCTCAGTTTCGTCCGGTCGCGAACGCTGTTGACGATTCACCGATTCTTCTCGGCACAAAAGCAGTGCTTCATCATCTGTAAGAAAGTCGATGAAATCAACCTCGTCATCAAGCAAAACTTGAAGCGCGGTGTCACAATCATGGACGCAACCGGTGGTTATTCGAACGACTCGAAGAAAATGTTGTACGTCGTCGTGCAAAACAATGAAATTCCAAAACTACGTCAAATCGTCTCCGATATCGACTCGGAAGCGTTCGTCACCGTCTCCGAAATCGATTCGGTCGTCGGTAACTTCAAAGAGCATTCGTATACACTTTAA
- a CDS encoding heavy metal translocating P-type ATPase has product MKRDVLPVEGITCTNCAAKIEKSVTGEDGVAACQIDFATSRMIIEWDDSKDHTKTLRAIEATMGRIEPGAHFVKDEAEVPMSGRLLWRFGVAFALLLVGLYTDLLFVYAIAYVVAGYDVVYAAIRNVWHREWFDEKFLMSIATIGAIAIAEYPEAVAVMLFYQLGEYFQARAVHASRRSIQSLLNMKPTIARVFEDGREVEKRPEEVATGSIIIVRAGEQIPMDGRVLRGSSSLDTASLTGESLPRPIGPEEDVLAGMVNLDGRLEIRVERPATESSLQKMIALVEQASMNKARTEQMITRLAKVYTPVVVVLAAVVAFVPPLFVGNLEEWVYRALIFLVISCPCALVISIPLGYFGGIGAGSRRGILVKGGEYLDVLAEVDTVVFDKTGTLTTGRFEVTDVVTNGELTTDKLLQLAARVEMASTHPLAKAIVEHAGPVAPFSMIQEEPGYGLMAIDGENRIYVGSARYVQKLGYPTPAETSGTIVHIVKNDRWLGRIELRDQVKPDAQETIQALKRYGYQTVMLTGDRQEVAAAVGSAIGIDEVRSELLPHQKVAEVERLAATGKVAFVGDGLNDAAALARADVGLVMGGVGSDAAVTAADLVLMNDAPRDVVAAIELSKRTRRIVWQNITFAFGMKALFLLLGLFGLASMWEAVFADVGVALLAIGNAARLIHSK; this is encoded by the coding sequence ATGAAACGGGATGTATTACCTGTCGAAGGGATCACATGTACGAACTGTGCCGCCAAAATCGAGAAAAGCGTGACGGGAGAGGACGGTGTCGCCGCTTGTCAAATCGATTTTGCGACAAGTCGAATGATTATCGAATGGGATGATTCGAAGGATCACACGAAGACGCTCCGCGCCATCGAAGCAACGATGGGGCGAATTGAACCGGGAGCACATTTTGTCAAAGACGAGGCGGAAGTGCCGATGTCGGGTCGCTTATTGTGGCGGTTTGGCGTCGCGTTCGCCCTGCTGCTCGTCGGTCTGTACACCGATTTGCTCTTTGTGTACGCGATTGCCTATGTGGTCGCAGGCTATGACGTCGTCTATGCCGCAATTCGCAACGTATGGCATCGGGAATGGTTTGATGAAAAATTTTTAATGTCGATTGCGACGATCGGTGCGATTGCGATTGCGGAGTATCCGGAAGCGGTCGCCGTCATGCTGTTCTACCAGCTCGGTGAATACTTCCAAGCGCGGGCCGTCCACGCCTCGCGACGGTCGATTCAATCGCTGTTGAACATGAAACCGACGATTGCGCGCGTGTTCGAAGATGGACGAGAAGTAGAAAAACGTCCTGAAGAGGTCGCAACCGGTAGCATCATCATCGTTCGAGCAGGCGAACAGATCCCGATGGACGGTCGTGTGCTGCGAGGCTCGAGCTCATTGGATACGGCGTCGCTGACAGGTGAGTCGTTACCACGCCCAATCGGTCCCGAGGAAGACGTCCTTGCGGGAATGGTCAACCTTGACGGGCGGCTCGAAATACGAGTCGAACGCCCGGCGACTGAATCGAGCCTGCAAAAAATGATTGCCCTCGTCGAACAAGCGAGCATGAACAAGGCGAGAACGGAACAGATGATCACGCGGTTGGCGAAAGTATACACGCCGGTCGTCGTCGTGCTCGCGGCGGTCGTCGCATTTGTTCCACCACTGTTTGTCGGAAATCTCGAGGAATGGGTATACCGGGCCTTGATTTTCCTCGTCATCAGTTGTCCATGCGCCTTGGTGATCTCGATTCCACTCGGCTATTTCGGTGGGATTGGAGCAGGTTCACGGCGGGGCATCCTAGTGAAAGGCGGCGAATATTTAGATGTGCTCGCCGAAGTCGATACGGTCGTATTCGATAAGACCGGTACGCTCACGACCGGCCGCTTTGAAGTGACCGATGTCGTGACAAACGGGGAGCTGACGACAGACAAGTTGCTTCAGCTTGCCGCCCGTGTTGAGATGGCCTCCACGCATCCGCTCGCAAAAGCAATCGTCGAGCATGCGGGTCCAGTCGCACCGTTCTCGATGATTCAAGAAGAACCGGGATACGGGTTGATGGCGATCGACGGTGAAAACCGCATTTACGTCGGCAGCGCCCGCTATGTTCAAAAATTGGGTTATCCAACCCCGGCGGAGACATCGGGGACGATCGTCCATATCGTCAAAAATGACCGTTGGCTCGGCCGAATCGAGTTGAGAGACCAAGTGAAGCCAGATGCGCAAGAAACGATTCAAGCTTTGAAGCGCTATGGTTATCAGACGGTCATGTTGACCGGGGACCGGCAAGAAGTCGCAGCCGCCGTCGGTTCGGCAATTGGAATCGATGAAGTGAGAAGCGAATTGCTTCCGCATCAAAAAGTCGCAGAAGTCGAACGGTTGGCGGCAACTGGCAAGGTCGCTTTTGTCGGTGACGGATTGAACGATGCGGCGGCGCTCGCACGAGCCGATGTCGGACTCGTGATGGGCGGCGTCGGGAGTGATGCAGCGGTCACGGCAGCCGACCTCGTGCTGATGAACGACGCTCCGCGAGACGTCGTGGCAGCGATTGAATTAAGTAAGCGGACACGGCGGATTGTTTGGCAAAACATCACGTTCGCGTTCGGTATGAAGGCGCTCTTCCTCTTGCTCGGTCTCTTCGGACTAGCCTCGATGTGGGAAGCCGTGTTTGCTGACGTCGGGGTTGCCTTGCTCGCCATCGGGAACGCCGCACGTCTCATTCATTCCAAATAA
- the crcB gene encoding fluoride efflux transporter CrcB — MLYVYVGLAGALGALARYGIGTGIETFWIGLFPLGTLLINLSGSFALGWLTHFLFRSGRLSPSVVTAVGTGFIGSFTTFSTFSVETIELLEADAFGSALLYVTLSLGLGLFSSWLGFWFGRRRFDRAVMREGGVR, encoded by the coding sequence ATGCTCTATGTATACGTCGGCTTGGCGGGAGCGCTCGGTGCCTTGGCACGTTATGGGATCGGGACAGGCATCGAGACGTTTTGGATCGGTCTGTTTCCGCTCGGGACGCTGCTCATCAATTTATCAGGAAGTTTCGCGCTCGGTTGGCTGACACACTTTCTGTTTCGGTCCGGACGTCTCTCTCCGAGTGTCGTCACCGCGGTCGGGACAGGGTTCATCGGCTCGTTTACGACGTTCTCGACATTCAGTGTGGAGACGATTGAATTGTTAGAGGCTGACGCATTCGGTTCAGCTCTGCTTTATGTGACGCTCAGTCTCGGACTTGGGCTGTTCAGTTCATGGCTCGGATTTTGGTTTGGGCGGCGACGGTTCGATCGGGCTGTCATGCGAGAGGGGGGAGTACGATGA
- a CDS encoding aminopeptidase — protein sequence MSTVTMPTEAEFARYAELAVKKGVNIQPGQQLEVRADISQAPLVRQIVKAAYAAGAKQVYVNWSDEETTKVRYFNAPADAFKEYPEWLKARFEQLAEEKTAFLSIVSDDPDALNGVESSRIADSNRAAGVALAKWRKYVMSDNVSWSIVAGASEAWAKKVFPDREDAVPALWKAIFEATRMDQPDVVAAWDTHDASLRERATLLTNKKYTKLHYKAPGTELTIGLPKKHVFLGGGGPNIDGVDFIANMPTEEVFTLADKDSVEGHVSSTKPLSYSGNLIDGFTLWFEGGKVVKAEAKQGQQALDELLNLDEGARRIGEVALVPDDSPISNSGLLFYNTLFDENASCHLALGRAYSTCLEGGPQMSAEELAENGANDSMTHVDFMIGSAEMNIDGELEDGSREAIMRDGNWVI from the coding sequence ATGTCTACTGTAACCATGCCGACTGAGGCAGAATTTGCCCGCTACGCTGAGCTTGCCGTCAAAAAAGGCGTCAACATTCAGCCGGGCCAACAGCTCGAAGTCCGAGCTGATATTAGCCAAGCACCGCTCGTCCGTCAAATCGTGAAAGCAGCTTACGCAGCTGGCGCGAAACAAGTATATGTCAACTGGAGCGACGAAGAGACGACGAAAGTCCGTTACTTCAACGCCCCGGCGGATGCTTTCAAAGAATACCCGGAATGGCTCAAGGCTCGCTTTGAGCAATTGGCCGAAGAGAAGACGGCGTTCCTATCGATCGTCAGCGACGACCCGGACGCACTGAACGGCGTTGAGTCGTCACGCATCGCGGACTCGAACCGTGCTGCCGGCGTGGCGCTCGCGAAATGGCGCAAATATGTCATGAGCGACAATGTCAGCTGGTCAATCGTTGCTGGCGCTTCGGAAGCATGGGCGAAGAAAGTCTTCCCAGACCGTGAAGACGCCGTACCAGCCCTTTGGAAAGCGATTTTCGAAGCGACGCGCATGGACCAACCGGATGTCGTCGCGGCGTGGGATACGCATGACGCATCGCTCCGTGAACGCGCGACGTTACTCACGAACAAGAAGTACACGAAGCTCCATTACAAAGCACCGGGCACGGAATTGACGATCGGCTTGCCGAAGAAGCACGTCTTCCTTGGCGGCGGCGGTCCGAACATCGACGGTGTCGATTTCATCGCCAACATGCCGACCGAAGAAGTGTTCACGCTCGCCGATAAAGATTCGGTCGAAGGACACGTGTCGAGCACGAAACCGCTCAGCTATAGCGGCAACTTGATCGATGGATTCACGCTCTGGTTCGAAGGCGGGAAAGTCGTGAAGGCGGAAGCGAAACAAGGACAACAGGCACTCGATGAGTTGTTGAACCTCGATGAAGGGGCGCGTCGTATCGGAGAAGTCGCGCTCGTGCCGGACGACTCACCAATCTCGAACTCGGGTCTCCTTTTCTATAACACGTTGTTCGACGAAAACGCATCGTGCCACTTGGCGCTCGGACGCGCGTACTCGACATGTCTCGAAGGCGGACCGCAAATGTCAGCCGAAGAGCTCGCCGAGAACGGTGCGAACGACTCGATGACACATGTCGACTTCATGATCGGCTCGGCCGAGATGAACATCGATGGCGAACTCGAAGACGGTTCACGCGAAGCCATCATGCGTGACGGCAACTGGGTCATTTAA
- a CDS encoding ArsR/SmtB family transcription factor, with amino-acid sequence MKAPQCETIAIQSEDVTVLQRALTDLDAVRVSRLFKAFANPTRLKVLYVLTLERELCVCDVAAVIGHSNATASHHLRTLLEQGLVKYRKEGKVVYYSLDDDHVRLLVEIAMAHSAEQIDA; translated from the coding sequence ATGAAAGCACCCCAGTGTGAAACAATCGCCATTCAAAGTGAAGATGTGACGGTGTTACAACGGGCACTGACAGACCTAGATGCGGTTCGAGTCAGCCGATTGTTCAAGGCGTTCGCCAATCCAACCCGGCTCAAAGTGTTGTACGTCCTGACGTTAGAACGGGAACTGTGCGTCTGTGACGTGGCGGCCGTGATCGGACATTCAAACGCGACGGCGTCGCATCATTTACGGACGTTGCTCGAGCAAGGGCTTGTCAAATATCGAAAAGAAGGAAAAGTCGTCTACTACTCACTCGACGATGATCACGTCCGGCTACTCGTCGAGATCGCGATGGCCCACAGTGCCGAACAAATTGATGCGTGA